A window from Candidatus Neomarinimicrobiota bacterium encodes these proteins:
- a CDS encoding DUF3078 domain-containing protein codes for MNMIRIGILSFLFVFSPVALVAQEDSTATQAWENAWGTDLTFAHTSFDNWSKGGRNTLSLNWYNDMRFTYEHEKSKWRNTAFYVLDYTRVDRQEIQKTDDRLELESIYSFTIKPPVDPYAALTMKTQLLPGYNYVDGENTAQNSAFFDPGYVTQSLGFTHAIEEILVTRAGYSVKETFAPKYAKEQMDDSTDTYKIESGLEFVADYSQNFSDNVEVKSKFELFSDLKALNTVDVFWKNYLAVRFRKNITLQFQFTLWYDRDIDTKRQIKESTTVGLHYAIF; via the coding sequence ATGAATATGATTCGTATAGGTATACTCTCGTTCCTATTTGTTTTTTCCCCAGTGGCACTCGTTGCGCAAGAAGACTCTACGGCAACACAAGCCTGGGAAAATGCGTGGGGCACCGATCTTACATTTGCACATACCAGTTTTGATAACTGGTCCAAAGGTGGACGGAATACCTTAAGTCTGAACTGGTATAACGACATGCGGTTCACCTATGAACACGAAAAATCGAAATGGAGAAACACGGCGTTTTATGTGCTGGATTATACCCGGGTTGATCGCCAGGAAATCCAGAAGACGGATGATCGTCTCGAACTGGAATCAATTTACTCCTTTACGATTAAGCCGCCAGTGGATCCCTATGCTGCACTCACTATGAAAACCCAGTTGCTTCCGGGATATAATTATGTAGATGGTGAAAATACCGCACAAAACTCTGCTTTTTTTGACCCCGGATACGTCACACAATCTCTGGGATTTACCCATGCTATCGAAGAAATCCTTGTGACGCGGGCGGGCTACTCTGTCAAAGAGACATTCGCCCCGAAGTATGCGAAGGAGCAGATGGATGATTCCACAGATACCTACAAAATCGAATCCGGTCTTGAATTCGTCGCTGATTACAGCCAGAATTTTAGCGATAATGTCGAAGTAAAGAGCAAGTTTGAATTGTTTTCTGATTTGAAAGCACTCAATACAGTCGATGTGTTCTGGAAAAATTATCTTGCTGTTCGATTCAGGAAAAATATTACCCTCCAGTTTCAATTCACGCTCTGGTATGACCGGGATATCGATACCAAACGCCAGATTAAGGAGTCCACAACCGTCGGATTACATTATGCGATATTCTAA
- the nadD gene encoding nicotinate (nicotinamide) nucleotide adenylyltransferase, whose product MQICLMGGTFDPPHWGHLLLAEILRDSHSIQQIIFIPAYIPPHKQDADISSPDHRLEMLSLICKGNPYFEVDPREIDRKGVSYTIDTVREIKEEQGLTRKDIGLFIGADNLIELDSWKQADELVRECTVLVAARPNAPIDGKTPYRNAVQFLDLPEIEISGSDIRTRMKAGKSIKYQVLPAVEEYITKNNLYVDG is encoded by the coding sequence GTGCAAATTTGTCTGATGGGCGGAACCTTCGATCCGCCGCATTGGGGCCACCTGCTCTTGGCGGAGATTCTCCGCGACTCCCATAGTATTCAACAGATTATATTCATTCCTGCGTATATTCCGCCCCACAAACAGGATGCCGATATCAGCAGCCCGGATCATCGTCTGGAAATGCTTTCGCTGATCTGTAAGGGAAATCCATATTTTGAGGTAGATCCCAGAGAAATCGATCGTAAGGGGGTCAGCTATACTATCGATACCGTCCGGGAGATTAAAGAGGAGCAAGGACTTACACGGAAAGATATTGGCCTGTTTATCGGTGCGGATAACCTGATCGAACTCGACTCCTGGAAGCAGGCCGACGAACTAGTCCGTGAATGTACAGTGCTGGTTGCAGCTCGTCCGAATGCTCCCATTGATGGAAAGACCCCGTATCGGAATGCGGTTCAATTTCTGGATCTCCCGGAGATAGAAATCTCTGGCAGCGACATCCGCACCCGGATGAAAGCGGGAAAGTCGATTAAATATCAGGTCCTTCCGGCCGTTGAAGAGTATATCACGAAAAACAATCTGTACGTTGACGGCTAA
- the bamD gene encoding outer membrane protein assembly factor BamD, which translates to MRTTHWFTLLLTAIIFLGCNRGARREQQDVEFRFNRGKEYFQDEKYYKAIEDFNYVVLNNPGGEHADDAQLFVADAHYELSEYVVASSEYRRLMRRYPESPLVEQAQYKLGMCLVELSPHYQLEQQYTRQAINTMQSFLESYPYSQYAEELTGLIDELRAKLAHKMYSNGHLYYVLRQYDSAIIYYDELLSQYYDTPWANITRLERAKSLMNLDRDEEAITQIRELLNRDPEEEIRIEAESLLQELSETPAVADNSKDLE; encoded by the coding sequence ATGCGCACAACACATTGGTTTACCCTGCTGCTCACTGCGATAATTTTCCTTGGATGCAACCGGGGCGCCAGGCGGGAACAGCAGGATGTTGAGTTCCGGTTCAACCGTGGAAAAGAATATTTCCAGGACGAAAAGTATTACAAGGCAATCGAGGATTTTAATTATGTTGTCCTGAACAATCCCGGTGGTGAGCATGCTGATGACGCACAGCTCTTTGTTGCTGATGCTCATTATGAACTTTCGGAATATGTAGTCGCCTCCTCAGAATATCGCCGGTTAATGCGCCGGTATCCGGAGAGTCCCCTGGTGGAGCAAGCCCAATATAAACTCGGGATGTGCCTGGTGGAACTCTCACCACACTATCAACTGGAACAACAGTACACCAGGCAAGCTATTAATACCATGCAGAGCTTCCTGGAAAGTTACCCCTACAGTCAATATGCGGAAGAGTTGACCGGCCTGATCGATGAACTGCGGGCAAAGTTGGCGCACAAAATGTACAGCAACGGGCACCTTTACTATGTGCTCCGGCAATATGATTCTGCGATTATCTACTACGATGAATTACTCAGCCAGTATTACGATACGCCCTGGGCAAACATTACCCGACTTGAACGAGCCAAATCATTGATGAACCTGGATCGGGATGAAGAAGCAATCACCCAGATCCGGGAATTATTAAACCGTGATCCGGAAGAGGAAATTCGCATTGAAGCCGAGAGTCTTTTACAGGAACTGAGCGAGACCCCGGCTGTCGCTGATAACTCCAAGGATCTGGAGTAA
- a CDS encoding class I SAM-dependent methyltransferase, which yields MRQGAYPSEQITEVPPYSKLAAIYDTVMAHIDYEVWIGYYQSLAEKHDIVPERTLDISCGTGRTIPYMKTWSGNLYCMDQSLPMIRKLYEYFPNFRSRSWVGDMSHLPTTLQFDLIMNIQDSVNYYTDPTRVQHHLENVYSHLTAEGSYLFDFSTVDNIRNNFIDMDEIYEADRYGYERVNTFMPRKRLNLTEFYIWEQDTEEEQVFLEKHLQKMYTIEEIDQCLQDSPFSAWFFYEDESFREATSEAERVHVVVKK from the coding sequence GTGAGGCAGGGCGCGTATCCATCTGAACAGATAACGGAAGTACCGCCGTACAGCAAATTAGCGGCAATTTATGACACCGTAATGGCTCACATCGATTATGAGGTGTGGATTGGCTATTATCAGTCGCTGGCGGAAAAACACGATATTGTACCTGAGCGTACGTTGGACATTTCTTGCGGCACAGGCCGGACTATTCCATATATGAAGACTTGGAGCGGTAACTTGTATTGTATGGATCAAAGCCTGCCGATGATACGAAAATTGTATGAATATTTTCCGAATTTCCGGAGCCGGTCCTGGGTAGGAGACATGTCGCATTTGCCGACGACACTCCAGTTTGATTTGATTATGAATATCCAGGACTCCGTCAATTATTATACCGATCCCACTCGGGTGCAACACCATCTGGAGAATGTCTATTCCCATCTCACTGCTGAGGGAAGTTATCTCTTTGATTTTTCTACCGTGGACAATATCCGAAATAATTTCATCGATATGGATGAGATTTACGAAGCGGATCGCTATGGTTATGAGCGGGTGAATACTTTTATGCCCAGGAAGCGGCTGAATCTGACGGAGTTCTATATTTGGGAGCAGGATACAGAGGAAGAGCAGGTATTTCTGGAAAAGCATTTACAAAAAATGTATACCATTGAAGAAATTGACCAATGTTTGCAGGATTCGCCATTCTCAGCGTGGTTTTTTTATGAAGATGAGTCCTTCCGGGAGGCGACATCCGAGGCTGAACGAGTGCATGTCGTGGTAAAAAAGTAA
- a CDS encoding ABC transporter permease, with translation MSAGFLIKEGFTGLTRAKFPSFVAILTITISLTLLGMAYLGGTNLYRGFNAMKSQFGVEVFLLPSATDYDRSRIEEQLEQSELVSGWEYVTKEDAAKRFREEFGENINEVLDANPLPESYTVFLDARNHDYNDVSLVAQELSRMNGVDEVQYRQGLLRLLDRYFNAVLIGGGIILAIILGAAILLVANTIKLSIFAKREVIRIMRLVGATDLFIKTPFIIEGLLQGIIGAGLSLGILYGAIQGTNYLLRSFFQANLAMDLPMIVGVIGAGILFGLLGSYRSIKMFITQIRI, from the coding sequence ATGAGCGCCGGATTTTTAATCAAGGAAGGGTTCACCGGGCTGACACGTGCGAAATTTCCCTCGTTCGTCGCCATCCTGACGATAACTATATCACTTACACTACTGGGGATGGCGTACCTGGGAGGCACCAATCTGTATCGTGGATTCAATGCCATGAAATCACAGTTTGGCGTGGAGGTATTTTTGCTGCCCAGCGCCACAGATTACGACCGCTCCCGGATTGAGGAGCAGTTAGAACAGTCGGAGTTGGTGTCGGGGTGGGAGTATGTTACCAAAGAGGATGCGGCGAAACGGTTTCGGGAAGAATTCGGTGAAAATATCAATGAGGTGTTGGATGCCAATCCGCTACCGGAATCATATACGGTATTTCTGGACGCCCGCAATCACGATTATAATGACGTATCTTTGGTGGCCCAGGAATTATCCCGCATGAACGGGGTGGACGAGGTACAGTATCGACAAGGGTTGTTGCGCCTGCTGGACCGCTATTTTAATGCCGTCCTCATCGGAGGAGGGATCATTCTGGCTATAATTCTTGGAGCGGCCATATTATTAGTGGCAAACACTATTAAACTCAGTATTTTTGCCAAGCGGGAAGTCATTCGCATAATGCGCCTGGTTGGCGCCACGGATCTTTTTATTAAGACGCCGTTTATCATAGAAGGGTTGCTCCAGGGGATTATCGGGGCAGGCCTGTCACTGGGTATATTATACGGGGCCATCCAGGGAACAAATTATTTGTTACGCAGTTTTTTTCAGGCGAACCTGGCAATGGATTTACCAATGATTGTCGGGGTAATTGGAGCAGGAATATTGTTTGGATTACTGGGGAGTTACAGGTCAATCAAGATGTTTATTACCCAGATCCGGATATAA
- the ftsE gene encoding cell division ATP-binding protein FtsE, with translation MIYFYNVSKRFSRGSGVRDLNFSIHRGEFVCIVGPSGAGKSTVLKLIYMDEKPSSGKVVVDNFDSSMLQKDGVPYLRRRVGMVFQDFQLLHDRNVYDNVALALRVMRVRRRKIKKRVLQALNSVGIGHRAQYYPQELSGGEQQRVSIARAVVKEPIVLLADEPTGNLDPQVAREILALLRRINEKGTAVVMATHNYNLIKETPFRRIRLEEGAMVDQ, from the coding sequence ATGATTTATTTTTATAACGTCTCGAAAAGATTTTCCCGGGGAAGCGGAGTGCGCGACCTCAATTTCAGCATCCACAGAGGGGAATTCGTCTGTATTGTTGGCCCTTCAGGGGCCGGGAAATCGACCGTTTTAAAATTAATCTACATGGATGAAAAACCCTCATCCGGAAAAGTCGTAGTCGATAACTTTGACAGCAGCATGCTGCAAAAGGATGGTGTCCCGTATCTGCGCCGGCGGGTGGGAATGGTCTTTCAGGATTTTCAACTGTTGCACGACCGGAATGTATACGATAACGTTGCCCTGGCATTGCGTGTGATGCGTGTCCGCCGGCGTAAGATTAAGAAGCGTGTCCTGCAAGCTCTGAACAGTGTTGGAATAGGCCACCGAGCTCAGTATTATCCGCAGGAGCTTTCAGGCGGTGAACAGCAGCGGGTATCTATCGCCCGGGCTGTAGTAAAAGAGCCGATTGTGCTCCTGGCGGATGAGCCCACCGGGAATCTGGATCCACAGGTGGCCCGGGAAATACTGGCACTACTGAGGCGCATCAACGAAAAAGGAACAGCTGTTGTGATGGCGACGCACAACTACAATCTGATTAAAGAGACTCCGTTTCGTCGGATCAGATTAGAAGAGGGAGCCATGGTGGACCAATGA